GCTGGCGCATACCGCTTATGCACAAAACTATTCTTTCGAACGGCTGGAAAATAATCCTATTATAAAAGCCAGTCTGCTCAGCGGTGCCGATGGTGATAACATTAACGGACCTACGTTGATAGAAGCGCCTTCCTGGCTGCCCCGGAAACTAGGAAAATACTATTTGTATTTCGCCCACCACAAGGGTAAATACATACGCCTGGCCTATGCTGATGACCTGAAAGGGCCCTGGAAAATATATAAGCCGGGCACGTTGCAATTGTCTGATTGTAAAGTATGTGAAACCGGGCTTCCCACCGCAGGCAATAGTACCAGGCACGATGGCGCAGAAAGCGCCGAAGATGCGGTAACGCACGTTGCCTCACCGGATATATTGATTGACACCGCTCATCAGCAGCTGGTCATGTATTTTCATTGTCCACTTGTAAACGACAAATACAAGGGCCAGTATACGTTCAGAGCTACCTCAAAGGATGGTATTCATTTTCATCCGGATACAACCGTACTTGGGTTCTCCTATTTCCGCGTATTCAAATGGGGGGAATATTATTATTCCCTGTCCCGCGCCGGGCAATTAGGAAGATCGGCAGATGGTATTGCCGCATTTGAGCAGGGGCATAATCCATTTAGTGCGAAACAAACAAAAGATAACTACATCCGTCATGTTGCTGTTAAATTACAGGGAGATACATTACTGGTATTTTACAGCCGGATCGGAGATGCACCTGAAAGGATCTTGCTGTCGCGGATAAAGTTGAATGACGACTGGAAAACGTGGTCCCCATCTGATCCTGTGGAAATTGCAGCGCCGCTCAAAGATTATGAAGGTGCGGATATACCGGCTGTTCCATCAAAAGCAGGGTTATACTATGGAAAAGTACAGCAGTTGCGCGATCCTTATGTATTTTCTGAAGGAAAGAAGTTATACCTGTTGTATACCGTAGCAGGCGAGAGTGGTATTGCCATCGGGGAGCTGAAGGCAAAGTGATGTTATTGCTGATAAATGCCCAGTGCAAACACCTCCCGTTTGCACTGGGCATTTCCTTTTGCTTTATGATGGGTTATAACCAAAATAAGATAAACCAGGTTTTAACAAAAAAAATCTCAGCACCTGTCCTATTTCGGTTATCTCAGTCATTATTGTAGTGTAATCATTCAATAACGATTAAAATCATAAACAAAATGGAACCGAGGATTTACAACCTGGCCGAAAAAGGTCAGAACGCCTTTAAAGCCATGTATGGCTTGGAAATGTACCTGGCAAAATCATCCCTGGAACAATCGCTGCGTGAGTTGGTCTCTTTCAGGGTATCACAAATCAATGGCTGTGCTTTTTGCCTGGATATGCATGCAAAGGACATGCGTGTTGCCGGCGAAACAGAACAGCGTATTTATACCCTGGATGCATGGCGGGAAGCGCCTTTCTATACCGAGCGCGAACGGGCCGCATTCGCCTGGGCAGAATCCGTTACAAGGGTTACGGCAGGGCATGTTCCGGATGAAGTATACGAAATAGCACGCAGTCAGTTTTCTGAAGAAGAATTGATAGATTTGACAATAGCCGTTATAGCCATTAACAGTTATAACCGGCTCAACATTGCTTTCCGTACTACAGCAGGCACCTATGAGCCTGGTCAGTTTGCGCACGCAAAATAATCATTAATGGTAAAAAAAAGTTGGTGTAACTTATGTATTCAATCACATTTTAAATCCCGGAAAGATGAAAGAATTCATGCTATTATTCCGGCAACCCAACTATGATTACAGCCAGACCTCGCCAACAGAAATGCAGGCGCTTACCAAAAAATGGCAGGACTGGGCAGGAAGCATAGCAGCACAGGGCAGATTAGCCAGCAATGGCACCCGCCTTGCCCTGGAGGGTAAAGTACTGAAAGCAGGTGGTGTGATTACGGATGGTCCCTTCGTTGAAATCAGGGAACGACTGGGCAGTTTTATCATTGTTAAAGCAGACAACCTGGAAGATGCTATCACATTAGCACATGGCTGTCCGGCGCTGGATGCAAACGGCAGTGTTGAAATACGGGCTATCATTGGATAAATCTATATAAAAGAAATGGCACCACTCTTTCACAAGAGTGGTGCTTACTATTAAATATGGAAAAGGAGCATGCATCTTTAAAACAGCTATTTCAACAGGAATTTTCAAAAATGGTGGCTGTTATCAGTAAGCTGTACGGTTTACAGCATATAGAAATAGCGGAAGATATTGTGAGCGAAACATTTTTGCAGGCAACAGAAACATGGGGCATTAAAGGGATTCCCAAAAATCCAACCGCCTGGCTATATACCGTAGCCAAACAAAAAACACTTTATCATTTTAGAAGAAACAAAATCTTTGAAAATAAAATAATCCCCGAATTAACTTTTAGAGAAGAAAAAAATCACTTACCCGAAACCTTGGATTTCTCACAGCAGAATATTAAAGACAGCCAGTTACAGATGCTCTTTGCCATCTGCAATCCGGTAATCGCCAGCGAAGCGCAGATAGGACTGGCATTACGCATCCTTTGCGGTTTTGGTATTGATGAAATTGCCGAAGCATTTTTATCTAATAAAGAAACTATCAACAAACGGTTATTCCGGGCAAAAGAAAAATTGCGGACCGAAAAAATAAAGATGGAACTACCATCGGAAAATGAGATCGTCAACCGGCTGGATAATGTATTGCGCATTATTTACCTGCTTTTCAGCGAAGGCTATTATTCCCAGACGCAGAACCAGATCCTGCAAAAAGACCTGTGTATAGAAGCACTACGTCTGGGCCTCATGCTAACCGCCTATGAAAGAACTAACCGGCCAAAAACAAATGCTTTAATAGCCCTCATGTGTTTCCATGCCTCCCGGTTTGATGCCAGGCAACCCAATGAAAACACCGTAGTACTTTACGAACAACAAAATGAAGCATTATGGGATACCACGCTCATACACCAGGGTATTCATTTTCTAAATCTTGCTGCAGCCGGAGATGAAATAAGTTCCTATCATTTAGAAGCAAGCATCGCTTACTGGCATTGCATAAAAGAAGATACCAAAGAAAAATGGGAGCATATCCTGCAATTATATAACCAGCTGCTGCAGATTAATTATTCCCCCAGCGTGGCCCTTAACCGGACTTTTGCCCTATACAAGGCGGATGGACCACAAGCGGCCCTGGTGGAGGCAGAGAAACTAAAACTGGAAAGCAATCATTTTTATTTTTTACTACTGGGAGAACTTTACAAAAACATCGATACCTCCAAAGCAAAACTACATCTTCAAAAGGCTTATGCTTTAGCCAAAACACAAACGGAAAAACAAGGCATCCAGGAGAAAATTGACGCCCTTGGGTAAAAAATTTGTAAGGATAATATAAGCAGCCTCATTGAAATATTAAAAAATATTTATAAGAAATAAGGAGTTATTTTGATGTTAATAAATAACATCAAAAAAGCTGAATAATGGCATTACCCAATATTTTCACCCAGGCCGTTGCCGACGAAGTAATTAACAGGATCAATCAGTTGAAACCGGATACAACACCCAACTGGGGAAAAATGGATGTAGCGCAAATGCTGGCGCACTGCAATGTAACCTATGAAATGGTGTATGAAAATACCCATCCCAAGCCCAATTTCCTCATGAAATTCATTTTGAAATCATTCGTAAAGAGAATAGTAACAAACGAAACGCCCTATAAACATAATTCACAGACAGCTCCTGTTTTTTTAATAAAAGGTAGCAGGGATTTTGAAAAAGAAAAACGCCGCCTGATCGACTATATCAATAAAACCAGTGCAGCAGGCGAAGCCAGCTTCGACAACAAAATGTCTCTTTCATTCGGCGCTTTGAATAAGCAGGAATGGAATAATATGTTTTATAAACATTTAGATCATCATTTAACACAATTTGGCGTGTAATTTTTCATTTCATCCTGCCCGGTAGAAATTCATTTATGCCTTACCGTTAGCTTAACTTTTCCCCAGGTCACCTTTCGCTCGATAGGGTTAAAGGTTTTGGTTTCATAGCTTGCCAGGCAGTTTATTTCATGTCCATCAGGGCAACCGGGTGCAATCCGGAGTACACTGGCAGAGGTAAAGCCATCCGGCCAGCGGGCGGGAATTATTTCTTCCACCAGTTCCTGGTGTACCCAGGGATCTTCTGTATAAATCCGGAGGCGGTTGGTTCCCTGATACAACATGATCTTCTCCCCTGCTTCGGCGATACCGTTGCCGTTACCACTTCCTAAAACAGTATCTCTTACCGCCTTGCCATCGTCTATATTTATCTGATCAAATGCTGTTGTATTAAACCATACGGGCACGGTGAGTTCATCATTAAAAGTGTGATCGCCTACCTGGATGACCACTTTCAATTTTACCTGCCAGGGCTCTGCATGTGGTGGTGGCACTTTATTACATGCCACTTCCAGCGGTGGCAGCGTCAGGATACGCTGCCCCGGTGTTGCTTTGATAATGCTGGTAGCCACAGGTAGCGCGATGGCACTATCTACCGCACTTACCGTTACCTTCACTTCCTGCGGCAGGTTATTCTCCCCGCCCCTGTTCAGTAATCGTAAAGTAAGCCGGTTATGCTGACTGACCCCCAGGTACCTGCTATTGTCGCCCACTTTATAGTCCAGGCAAATAAATGCCGGTGCATCCTTTTTGTCAAAGATGCCAACCTCACTGCCGGCAGCGTCCAGTTTAAAGGACAATCTTCCCTGTTCATCACTCTTTACTTCCCGCACATCAGTATTGTTGCCCTGCGCACGCCAGGTTACTACCTGGTAGGTGTGCCCGGGAGTATATACCGGCGCTGTCAGCACACTCGATTCCACGTCCGGCAACGAGGGCCCATCCGGTAACCATTTCCGGGTATAGAGACCAAAGCCGCTTTTATCAACATTGCGGAGGAATATAAAACCAGGTGTTTGTTTGTTACTGGCCACTTCGTATCCCCATACTTTAAAGTCGGGATACAGATCGTAGTGCGACCAGAGTTTCGCTGGCGGCAGCGGATTTTTAAAGGCGTCCACCACAAACCGCATGGCCGTGTCAAAAACCTTTGTCTCTCCGGGTTTATCTACCATATGCCCGCCTTTAAAAGCGTGATAAGCAAATGATACGCCGCCTTCCCATAAGGCGCCGGCGCGGACTTCTTCATTCAGATAATATAAAATATCTGAATCACTGGTATGCATACTCGTACTTACCTGTTGCAGGTTTTTAAATGTATAACGTAAAGGGTACAACGTATGGTCATGGGGGTACCCGATGAAAAATTCGGGGCTGCCTGTCATGCTTACAGCAGCACTTACTTTATCCGGATATTTACCTGCGAGAAAAAAAGACATGATACCACCCATGCTAAAACCGATGATGCCGCGGTGTCTGCGATCAGCTTCGGTGCGGTAAGCACTGTCGATATAGTTGACCAGTTCCGGAAAATAATCCTTCATCTGTACTTCAAACTTTACATCTTCATGATTGCCTACATTATATGGCCGGGGTTCCTGCTCATCGATATTACCATCCCACATTACCAGGATCACTTTGTATTTATCTACCAGCTGTTGCAGTTTTTCGTATGCCAACTTCGCATTATCATCTTTAAAATGCCTGCCGCCCCATCCGTGGAAAAAATAAATAACAGGATAACGTGTGGCGGTGCTATTGTAGCCATCGGGCAGGTATAAGCGATAAAACTTCTTATGCCCGAAAACGGCACTGTTATGGGTAAGGTCGCGGTAAGGGGGAGACTGTTTGCAGCTAAAAAAAGCCGGCAACCATAAGGCCAGGATAATAAGGGCGATGCGATACGATCTTTGTGGCATATGTGTTTATGTTTACAACAATGTTAGTGTTATTCTGCTTCTACCAGGAAACCGGCTGTATCCCGGAACGCTTCTTCCGTCACTGTGATGTTTAGTACCTTATTCTTCCAGGTCCAGTTAACGGCAGCGGAAGCACCATGAATATTTTGCCGCGTTATTTTTTTCGGCTTGTTATGATACGGTAATGAAAGATGCCCGGCACTGAAAGGAATAATGGCCAGTTTACCGGAAGCTGTTACCGGCCGGTCATCCTGCGATATCAGTCCCCAATTACCGGACCAGCGGATGTTTTCAGCAGGCGTACCTTTCAAATCCTTGTTGCTGTCTTCTCTCAGGGTTAATGCCGTGAGTATTTTATTACCGGCTATTGTTTCCTCGCGTCCCCAGCAACGCAGGTGCGGCGGCTGTTCCAGGTCGCCGGTGTGACTGTTAAGCCAGCAAGGCGTCCACAATACGGTGCGGCGATACCATTTATTGACGGCCCATCGTTTGTTCAGGTATTGTTCCGGTATCGGAGCGCCGTTGTCCAGCTCTGTGCCCAGCACGGCGCCCGGAGATCCCAGTATAATGGTGTTCATCAGTACTTCATCATCGGTTGTCCAGCTGTAAGAAGAAGAGCCGCTAACAGCTATGCCCTGCCGCGATAAAAGGGAGGCCCATATACTCCATTCCTGGTGGCCCTGCCGGGTATCATACCAAAGATCGCCCTGGTCATCCAGTGACACCATATCCATTACCGGCGCCCACAACGGGCTGATACCGTAATACATGATGATCACATTTTTATCCACACTTTTGGCTGCGGCGGCAATGAGGCTTACCAACTCAAAAGATTGGCGTTCACCGCGGAATTGCGGATCACGGGGCGCACCCATATCAGGACTCGGAAGACCGTAACCAAAATCGAGCTTGATGAGCTGCGGTTTTATTGATTGCATCACGCGGCGGGTGCGTTCCTGTAAAAAAGCACGGGCACGCGGGGAGCTTACATCCAGGCAATAATAAGCGTCGCCGCTGGGGTCAAAGTTCCAATTGGCCATGCAGGGTTTTCCATTACTATCTACAATAAGATCCTGGGTACCCAGTTTGCATGCGAGTGTATCTTTTATCCAGCCGAGCGTTTCCCATATACCAATCTTCACCCCCTTCTTCCGGATATAAGCGATGTCTTCATAAAAAGCGGGAAAACGTTTGAGATCCGGTTCACCGGAGCCTTGTGAAGATTCCCAGGGATCATCCAGTACCATCATCTCATTGCCCATCTGTTGCATAAAATCGGCAATGGGCCGGATCGGATATTTTTTCAAGCGCCACATGCCCCAGGTATTCCATACCGACGTAGCCGCAGGTATGCTTTCTTTTTTTATGACCGGAAATGAGGTATAATATTTTTCAAAGGCGCCTAAAGCTGTAGTGTCTATCGTGATGCGCAGCAGATCCTGCCAGGTCCTTGTATTGCCGGTGGGTGCGCCCCACAGGTCTTCCCGGTACAGGTAGCGGAAACATCCGCGGGTAGCCCTGATGCTGAGTGTCATAGCCGCATCCGGTATACTGCCGGCGCCTATGTTCAGCCATCCCTTACCGGCGCCCATGGCGGTAAATAATACCGGCCGCGGAAATGCAGCGCCGTAGGGTGTACTCATGGAAGGACCAAAATTTCCCAGGGCGATATCAGGCTGACCAAAATCCCACATGCGGAAATAGCTTTGTACGGTGCCGGCTTTGGCGCCTGGTACACAATAACCCATTGTCTGCCAGTCCGGCATAAAAGGGCGGTCCCATACCGGCTTTACATTCGCAGCGTTTGCCGGCAATGCGGAAGCCCCGATATACATCTCTATAATTTCCGGCGCTTTATCATGCCAGGTGAATTGTAATTCGCTGAAACGCATGCCCCATGGCGCCCGTTCTATGATCAGTTGTCCGTTTCCGGCTGCTGCCAGCTCCAGGGACAATACCAGTTTATTGCCATTGTCCAGCTGCATAGCTTTGCTGACTTCCGGTTTCAGGTAACGGTGCTGCCCTGCAGCATCCTTTACCCAAAAAGAAGGCAGCAGGCCACCCTGCCAGGTAACGGCGTGCGTAACGGTATCCGTCAGCGTTGCTTTATCTGCTACGGGGTCCCAATGAAACCGCAAACTGCCGCTGGTATACTCCCAGGAAACGGGTGGCTGCGCCATTGCTCCCATGGGCGCCAGCAGGCAAAAAATAGTTATATACAAAAGTTGTTTCATAACGGGTCCGGGGAATTATTAAAATAATAATTGTTAATTTAACAATTATTATTTTAAATACATAGCCTGACCTGCAACATATAAAAAAAACGGGGGAAGATCCAAAGATCCGCCCCCGTTTTAAACAGCTATACCTGTCTTATCTTTTTTCGGGTACCCATAGCACGGCATCAGCAATCACGATCCCTTCCCCATCGCTGCCGGCAGAGATCTCCACCGCGGAACCGGTACCTTTCTTCAGCGGGAAAGTACCCAGCTTCACCCATTCACCGGAGGTTTGCCCGACTACTTTCACATCTGCTTTTCTAACCGGTACGGGATATTCTTTCTTCCCGCTTATCATCTTCACCTGCATAACAGCAGCATTACTTTTCAGATGTGGATAATATAAATAGATACTGTACTGTCCGGATTTACGGAGATAAGGGCGGAATATTGCTTTCGCATTTTTCTCCGCAGTAAGCATATCCGGTCCGTAGCTTCCTTTTCCCTTTTCTGTTTTCCAGTCGCCTTCCAGTTGCAGGGAATCCGCGTTATCCATGAGTACATCGCCGGTCCTGCCATCTGCCAGCGGATTGCTTTTAAGGATGCTGCTCACTTTGGCAGCATCTACTTCCTGCACAGATATGCCGGATGCAATAGCAAGATCCGCTGCCACACCGGTAGCCTGTCCTAACGCCATGAACACGGGTTCCATACGGATAGACCCATAGGCAATATGACTGGCCGATAAACAGATCGGCACCAACAGATTCTTACAATCTTCCGCTTTTGGAATCAATGCACGGTAAGAAACCGGGTAAGGCGGAAATCCACCTACTTCCACATTCCCTTCATTCTTCACCATCTTCTTTCCATTCTTTTCAATCACAATCCGCTGTGTATTGTGTGAGTCCATGGTATAGGCAGCCATACCCACGCCATCGGTCACAACTTCTTTTCCTACACAATTGGCCTGTGTCATCACATATGCGCCCACCATGCGGCGCGCCTCGCGGATATATAACTGCGGTGTCCAGTTGTTGTTATCCTTGTATTCATCTTTCGGATAACCCCAGCTGCGCATCTCTGCCTGCATCTGTTGCGGAACGCGGGGATCGCTGGCGCAGAAATACAGTAATCCTTTTGTATAATCATCGTGCGATTTGAGGATGTTAGCACGGGTAGCATAATCGGCTTCGGGGTAGTTATAATTCATCCCGATCATATCAGTAGAAAAACCACCCTTGTTGTTGATATCCGTTTTCTTACCCGGCATACTGCTGATGATAAAATAATCGCTCAGTTTTGTTTTACCCGGTTCTGCTTTGAACAGTCTTGCCAGCAATTCATAACGCGCCGGATCATAATTTTCCGGACGTGTGATAGGGATCATATTTGCCGGATCATTGGTTAAACAGATCCTGTGATTATAGGCCTGTACCTGTTTATCGCCACTGCCTTTTGGTTGTAAGGCAGCATCGCTGATACCCCATACCAATCCACTGGCAGGATCACCCGGTATTTTGTAAGGATCTATATTATCCGGAAACTGGTGTGAATGCAGCATCTGTACCCCATTCCAGGTTTCGTTGTACACCTCGTTCCCTTCGCGGCCGACGATGTACGACACACCGGCCTTCGCCATCAGATCGCCTTCGTAAGTAGCATCTATAAACACTTTGGCGGAAACGTTGATAGTAGTACCGTTTGCATCCAGTGTGATTGTTTTGATGTTACCGTTTTCTTTCGCTGCTGCCATGAGGCGGTGCTGATAGAGTACCTGTATTTTTGCACGTTGTATATAATCGTTAAACAGGCTGTCTGCCACATGCGGTTCAAAAATCCACTGCTCAAACTTCCCGTAATGCCGGCCTATCTGCCGGTAAAATTCCAGCGATAATCCACGGATGGCATATTTGTTTCCGATATCGGTATAGCCCAACCCGCCGGTGGTAAGGCCACCGAGGTGTTTGCCCGGTTCTATCAGTAATACGGAACGTCCGGCTTTCTTTGCGGTGTAAGCGGCAATAACACCGGCGGAACTACCACCATACACGCATACATCTACTTTATAGTCTGCCCATGCCACTTGATGACATAAAAAAATAGCTACGGCGCAGATCAGGAATTTGCACTTCATGGTTTGAATCAGTTATGTTTTATATAATATTATGCCGGCAACAAAAACCGTTGCAGATAAGCCGGATAACTTTCTTTATCAACGCCGCCGTCTCCCGCTGTGATGCTATCTCCGAAACACACAATGCGGCTTTTCGGCAACCGGTTATAAATAATATACTGGTAAACGGCGAGGCCAATAAAACGGTAGCCATCGGGCGTTGGATGCACGCCGTCTGTTTTATGCGTGTTCACCTCATTCTGTATAAGCGAGTGCTTACCCAGTCCAACCTGGCCACCTTTATCAAACAATGCTCCCAGGTCCAGCAGGGATGTTTTATGTTTCGCTGCCAGTTCCCGGATAGTGCGGTTCACTTCCGCTCTTCTGCCCGAAGGGCCTTCTGTACCATAGTGCGCCGGGTTATGCCGGGTGAATAAATATTCTTCGATGAATGGACAGATGGTCATCAGCAGCACTTTACTTTTCTTTGCCCTGATCTTTTTAATGATCGTGGAAAGATTTTCCCGGTACTGCTCCAGCGGGATATACTTCATGCTGTTCATATCATTTGTTCCGATCATCAGCACGGTCAGTTCCGGCGCGTGCGCCAGGCAATCCTTATCGATCCTTTTCAACAAGTCGTTGGTATTGTTTCCGCCCACACCGGCGTTGATCACGGAATAACCCGGCTCATCACTGCCGGATGCCAGGGCGGGTACATCAACTGCAATAGCAAGGGCTCCCAGGATAGAAGCAGATAGAAATGTTCTTCGTTGCATCGTTCGCGTTATATTTTGGTTTCAATCTATAAATCCACTTTCACCGTAACGGCGGCAAATGTATCAATAGCATTTGCAACCGGAAGATACAAGGTTTTAAATTCCATTGTACCTGTTGTTGGTGTACCGGTCAGCAAAGTCGTTTTCTCTTCGGAAGGAATCAGCTGTGTATGCGCAACGCCCGCCTGGTCCTGGTAACTGAGCAACACGCCCGGAGAGCGGGGATCTGCGTCCTCCCATTCCAGTTTTGTATCACCGCCGGTGATCACCGCACTTTTCAATATCCGGTTCAGGAGGCCGCTCTCATAGAAATTACCAAACACATCTCCGTTTACTTCCGCTTTAATAGAACGGTCGCCC
The Chitinophaga sp. MM2321 DNA segment above includes these coding regions:
- a CDS encoding YciI family protein yields the protein MKEFMLLFRQPNYDYSQTSPTEMQALTKKWQDWAGSIAAQGRLASNGTRLALEGKVLKAGGVITDGPFVEIRERLGSFIIVKADNLEDAITLAHGCPALDANGSVEIRAIIG
- a CDS encoding DUF1569 domain-containing protein, coding for MALPNIFTQAVADEVINRINQLKPDTTPNWGKMDVAQMLAHCNVTYEMVYENTHPKPNFLMKFILKSFVKRIVTNETPYKHNSQTAPVFLIKGSRDFEKEKRRLIDYINKTSAAGEASFDNKMSLSFGALNKQEWNNMFYKHLDHHLTQFGV
- a CDS encoding alpha/beta fold hydrolase, giving the protein MPQRSYRIALIILALWLPAFFSCKQSPPYRDLTHNSAVFGHKKFYRLYLPDGYNSTATRYPVIYFFHGWGGRHFKDDNAKLAYEKLQQLVDKYKVILVMWDGNIDEQEPRPYNVGNHEDVKFEVQMKDYFPELVNYIDSAYRTEADRRHRGIIGFSMGGIMSFFLAGKYPDKVSAAVSMTGSPEFFIGYPHDHTLYPLRYTFKNLQQVSTSMHTSDSDILYYLNEEVRAGALWEGGVSFAYHAFKGGHMVDKPGETKVFDTAMRFVVDAFKNPLPPAKLWSHYDLYPDFKVWGYEVASNKQTPGFIFLRNVDKSGFGLYTRKWLPDGPSLPDVESSVLTAPVYTPGHTYQVVTWRAQGNNTDVREVKSDEQGRLSFKLDAAGSEVGIFDKKDAPAFICLDYKVGDNSRYLGVSQHNRLTLRLLNRGGENNLPQEVKVTVSAVDSAIALPVATSIIKATPGQRILTLPPLEVACNKVPPPHAEPWQVKLKVVIQVGDHTFNDELTVPVWFNTTAFDQINIDDGKAVRDTVLGSGNGNGIAEAGEKIMLYQGTNRLRIYTEDPWVHQELVEEIIPARWPDGFTSASVLRIAPGCPDGHEINCLASYETKTFNPIERKVTWGKVKLTVRHK
- a CDS encoding carboxymuconolactone decarboxylase family protein codes for the protein MEPRIYNLAEKGQNAFKAMYGLEMYLAKSSLEQSLRELVSFRVSQINGCAFCLDMHAKDMRVAGETEQRIYTLDAWREAPFYTERERAAFAWAESVTRVTAGHVPDEVYEIARSQFSEEELIDLTIAVIAINSYNRLNIAFRTTAGTYEPGQFAHAK
- a CDS encoding DUF6596 domain-containing protein — encoded protein: MEKEHASLKQLFQQEFSKMVAVISKLYGLQHIEIAEDIVSETFLQATETWGIKGIPKNPTAWLYTVAKQKTLYHFRRNKIFENKIIPELTFREEKNHLPETLDFSQQNIKDSQLQMLFAICNPVIASEAQIGLALRILCGFGIDEIAEAFLSNKETINKRLFRAKEKLRTEKIKMELPSENEIVNRLDNVLRIIYLLFSEGYYSQTQNQILQKDLCIEALRLGLMLTAYERTNRPKTNALIALMCFHASRFDARQPNENTVVLYEQQNEALWDTTLIHQGIHFLNLAAAGDEISSYHLEASIAYWHCIKEDTKEKWEHILQLYNQLLQINYSPSVALNRTFALYKADGPQAALVEAEKLKLESNHFYFLLLGELYKNIDTSKAKLHLQKAYALAKTQTEKQGIQEKIDALG
- a CDS encoding SGNH/GDSL hydrolase family protein: MQRRTFLSASILGALAIAVDVPALASGSDEPGYSVINAGVGGNNTNDLLKRIDKDCLAHAPELTVLMIGTNDMNSMKYIPLEQYRENLSTIIKKIRAKKSKVLLMTICPFIEEYLFTRHNPAHYGTEGPSGRRAEVNRTIRELAAKHKTSLLDLGALFDKGGQVGLGKHSLIQNEVNTHKTDGVHPTPDGYRFIGLAVYQYIIYNRLPKSRIVCFGDSITAGDGGVDKESYPAYLQRFLLPA
- a CDS encoding FAD-dependent oxidoreductase, yielding MKCKFLICAVAIFLCHQVAWADYKVDVCVYGGSSAGVIAAYTAKKAGRSVLLIEPGKHLGGLTTGGLGYTDIGNKYAIRGLSLEFYRQIGRHYGKFEQWIFEPHVADSLFNDYIQRAKIQVLYQHRLMAAAKENGNIKTITLDANGTTINVSAKVFIDATYEGDLMAKAGVSYIVGREGNEVYNETWNGVQMLHSHQFPDNIDPYKIPGDPASGLVWGISDAALQPKGSGDKQVQAYNHRICLTNDPANMIPITRPENYDPARYELLARLFKAEPGKTKLSDYFIISSMPGKKTDINNKGGFSTDMIGMNYNYPEADYATRANILKSHDDYTKGLLYFCASDPRVPQQMQAEMRSWGYPKDEYKDNNNWTPQLYIREARRMVGAYVMTQANCVGKEVVTDGVGMAAYTMDSHNTQRIVIEKNGKKMVKNEGNVEVGGFPPYPVSYRALIPKAEDCKNLLVPICLSASHIAYGSIRMEPVFMALGQATGVAADLAIASGISVQEVDAAKVSSILKSNPLADGRTGDVLMDNADSLQLEGDWKTEKGKGSYGPDMLTAEKNAKAIFRPYLRKSGQYSIYLYYPHLKSNAAVMQVKMISGKKEYPVPVRKADVKVVGQTSGEWVKLGTFPLKKGTGSAVEISAGSDGEGIVIADAVLWVPEKR